The genomic stretch TAAAAAGATATTGGCTAATTTGGTAAGTGGCTTCACTATATGcttttagcatattttatgagTCACATTGAATTCAAATTAATGTCATTAGAATTTATGCTTGgaagttgttgaattatttgattgTTCTCTTCCTCAAATACAGAGGCCAATGAGGTTGCTGGACTCTTGTCTATGCCTGGAGGTTCCTTTTAGAAGTGATGAACGAGGATCTCGCTCaccagcaacagatgcaaaaCATGTATTAAACTTGTTAGCGACATCTGAAGCATCACTTACAAGTCTATCCCGTACATGATGTGAAAGTATGTAAGACAAGAgtaaattttaaagcttttactTTCTCTATACGAGATAAATACTCTCGCACTCGTAGATACCTCCTCAGTCCATACTTTTTTTGGAGATTCTTAACTGGAATACCCATACCGTGTTCCTATGATACAAGTCTTTTACAGTTAGTTTCttaaacaaaacactattttGTGAGAATTTATTTGAATTCCTAACATTATTTACCAGCACTGTCACGCCTTCCTTTCTTGTAGCAGAAAATGGAATCTTCTCATCGGTGTTCTTTTCGTCATCTTGAAGCTGTACTGTAAAATTCCACTCTGCGTATCCAAAATTTCTCATCTTGTCTTCTTGTTGCAGGCTCATTGACGACGAAGACCTCTCCTCCTGCACCTCCTACTCGGGGACGATCAGCGAATCCGGGACTCACTTCAGGCCGAGGAGGGACTACTGGGCCAACAAACTCCAGTTCATCCTCGCCTGCGTGGGCTACAGCGTCGGCCTCGGCAACCTCTGGCGCTTCCCATACCTCTGCTACAAGAGTGGAGGAGGTCAATATTCTTGTCATGTGTGTACACTTGAGTACTAGCCCTGTCGCGATCTTAGAGACAAACAGAGACAGGGAACC from Homalodisca vitripennis isolate AUS2020 unplaced genomic scaffold, UT_GWSS_2.1 ScUCBcl_4906;HRSCAF=11345, whole genome shotgun sequence encodes the following:
- the LOC124373145 gene encoding cell wall integrity and stress response component 1-like; amino-acid sequence: MAPRVFSPANRLSCTSSPSNSSLTTKTSPPAPPTRGRSANPGLTSGRGGTTGPTNSSSSSPAWATASASATSGASHTSATRVEEVNILVMCVHLSTSPVAILETNRDREPNSSSS